A genomic region of Tsukamurella pulmonis contains the following coding sequences:
- a CDS encoding ABC transporter ATP-binding protein, with the protein MKVELRGITVDINGIRILDDISLVIDAGAHVGLIGPNGSGKSTLLRCLYRAIEPSAGTVRVAGDDLHALRRKEAARRIAAVTQSESGHLGFTAGETVMLGRFAHGDAGSTTAARACADALAAVGATHLGPRSVLDLSGGERQRVLIARALAQDTPVLLLDEPLNHLDVRHQLDLLRLLRASAKTTVTAIHDIDLAAQSCDRLVLLDAGRVVATGTPAEVLTPDRVEAVYGVRPTVVATAGGPPRISFDL; encoded by the coding sequence GTGAAGGTCGAACTGCGCGGGATCACGGTCGACATCAACGGAATCCGCATCCTCGACGACATCTCACTGGTCATCGACGCGGGCGCACACGTCGGGCTGATCGGCCCCAACGGGAGCGGCAAGTCGACTCTGTTGCGCTGCCTGTACCGGGCGATCGAGCCCTCGGCCGGCACCGTCCGCGTCGCGGGGGACGACCTGCACGCGTTGCGCCGCAAGGAGGCGGCGCGCCGCATCGCCGCGGTCACGCAGAGCGAATCCGGGCACCTCGGGTTCACGGCGGGGGAGACGGTGATGCTGGGACGGTTCGCGCACGGCGACGCCGGCAGCACGACGGCCGCCCGCGCCTGCGCGGACGCGCTCGCCGCCGTCGGCGCCACCCACCTGGGCCCCCGCAGCGTGCTGGACCTCTCCGGCGGCGAGCGCCAGCGCGTCCTCATCGCCCGCGCGCTGGCGCAGGACACTCCGGTCCTCCTGCTCGACGAGCCGCTCAACCACCTCGACGTCCGGCACCAGCTCGACCTGCTGCGCCTCCTGCGGGCCAGCGCCAAGACCACCGTCACCGCCATCCACGACATCGACCTCGCGGCCCAGAGCTGCGATCGGCTCGTCCTCCTGGACGCGGGGCGCGTGGTCGCCACCGGCACCCCCGCCGAGGTGCTGACGCCGGACCGCGTCGAGGCCGTCTACGGCGTCCGGCCCACCGTCGTGGCGACCGCCGGCGGCCCGCCGCGCATCAGCTTCGACCTCTAG
- a CDS encoding ABC transporter substrate-binding protein produces the protein MHSRPLLAALAASALLAVTACGARPAESATDLIDVTNCGVHQQYRSPTAAVPYDVSAIEKMFALGLTDRIKGIALPKTVHGVIAKSPYRDDYAKVPIISDGVLAQEPLVAAKADWVFAGWQAGFSPARGVTPESLGKLRIDSYMQEETCYNYGADPAPRPIDPLADTYADLTNLGAIFRVQDRAAALVDGLRTRQRGLEERAARKSVRPSVFVYDSGTAEPYTAGRRAAADQVVSLAGGRSVTHDVDGRWTTVGWESVVRSQPEVIVIVDYDKQPAQQKIDYLRQSSPIKDSPAVRENRIRVVDYAELVASPRNLDAAAALADYLEQSGVAR, from the coding sequence ATGCACTCCCGCCCTCTGCTCGCCGCCCTGGCGGCGAGCGCCCTGCTCGCGGTCACCGCGTGCGGCGCCCGTCCCGCCGAGTCGGCGACGGACCTCATCGACGTCACCAACTGCGGTGTGCACCAGCAGTACCGGTCGCCCACGGCCGCCGTGCCCTACGACGTCTCGGCGATCGAGAAGATGTTCGCGCTCGGGCTCACCGACCGCATCAAGGGCATCGCCCTGCCGAAGACGGTGCACGGGGTGATCGCCAAGTCCCCCTACCGCGACGACTACGCGAAGGTGCCGATCATCAGCGACGGCGTCCTCGCGCAGGAGCCGCTCGTCGCCGCCAAGGCCGACTGGGTATTCGCGGGCTGGCAGGCCGGGTTCAGTCCGGCCCGCGGCGTCACCCCCGAATCCCTGGGCAAGCTGCGGATCGACAGCTACATGCAGGAGGAGACCTGCTACAACTACGGCGCCGATCCCGCGCCCCGGCCGATCGATCCCCTCGCGGACACCTATGCCGATCTCACCAACCTCGGCGCGATCTTCCGGGTGCAGGACCGCGCGGCGGCGCTCGTGGACGGGCTCCGCACCCGGCAGCGCGGGCTGGAGGAGCGCGCGGCCCGTAAGAGCGTCCGGCCCTCGGTCTTCGTCTACGACTCCGGCACGGCGGAGCCCTACACCGCCGGCCGGCGCGCCGCCGCCGACCAGGTGGTCTCCCTCGCCGGCGGTCGCTCGGTCACCCACGACGTGGACGGCCGGTGGACCACCGTCGGCTGGGAGTCCGTCGTCCGCTCCCAGCCCGAGGTGATCGTCATCGTCGACTACGACAAGCAGCCCGCGCAGCAGAAGATCGACTACCTGCGGCAGTCCTCTCCGATCAAGGACTCACCGGCCGTGCGGGAGAACCGCATCCGGGTGGTGGACTACGCCGAGCTGGTG